Genomic segment of Kibdelosporangium phytohabitans:
GACCGTGGGGCGGGACACACCCGCCCGTTCGGCGATCGCGGCGTGGACCCGGGCCCCTGGGGCGCACTCCAACAGGCACAGCTCGGCAGCTGCCAGGATCCGGTCCCTGAGGTCGTCCGCCATCATCGGAGTTTATCGGGCGAGGTTGACCGCCGACACCCCCCGGGTTTACGTTTGCCCGGGAGACGTAAAGGGGTGCGCGATGAAGGACACCGAGCAGAACGCACAGCGGTTGCTCAACGGATCGGTCCGGCGCTCGTACGACTCCGCTGTGGACATCGACTGGGACGCGCCGCTGGAGGAAGGCAAGTACTTCCTGCCACCGCACCTGTCCACGCTCTACGAGACTCCACTGTGGCACGAGCTGACGCCCGCGCAGCGCGTCGAGCTGTCCCGGCACGAGCTGGCGAACCTGCTCAGCGTCGGCCACTGGTTCGAGAACGTGCTCAACCAGGCGCTGCTGCGGATGATCTTCGAAGCGGACCCGACCGCGCGGCACACGCACTACGCGCTGACCGAGATCGGCGACGAGTGCAGGCACATGCTGATGTTCGGCAGGCTGATGGAGAAGATCGGCGCGCCCTACTTCCGCCAGCCGAAGGCCCAGCTCGCGATCACCAGGAAACTGCCCGGCCGGCTGCGCGGCCTCAACCTGTGGGTCGGCGCGCTGATCGGTGAGGAGATCTTCGACGTCTGGCAGCGCCGGATCATGGACGACCCCGGCATGCAGCCCGCCGTGCGCCGGATGATGCGCATCCACGTCGTGGAGGAAGCGCGGCACATCCAGTGGGCGCGCGAAGGCGTCGCACGGCGGATGCGGTACGCGTCGTGGTGGGAGAAGGAGTCGCTCGGCCGGATGGTCGGCTTCGGCGGCCAGTTCTTCAACGACCAGCTGATGCACCGCAGGCTGTACGCCCGCGCGGGGCTCGACCCCGACGAGGCATACCGCCAGGCCGCGGCGAACCCGCACTTCCGCCAAGTCAAGCAGGAGGGCTTCGACAAGCTGCGCAGATTCTTCGACGAGCAGGGCATCTTCCGCGGCAAGGCGCGGGAACGCTGGCGCCAGGCCGGGTTCATCGCGTGAAGGTCGCACTGATCGGCCTGCCCGACCGGCTGGCGGGCAAGCTGCCCGGGTTCGACGTCGTGCTGCTCGACCGCGGTTCCAGCTACGAGTTCGACCCGCGGACAGACCTGTGGACGGTCACCGCGCCCAACGGCCGGACCACCGCGGCGCGTGTCATCGTGACCCCGCAGCCGGTCCACGGCCCGAACGCGTTCCGCTACGAGGACAACAACTTCCGGTACATCGCACGCTGCCTGCGGATGATGGGCACGCAGGACGCGCGGCGCATCGAGGTCCAGCCGTTCG
This window contains:
- a CDS encoding AurF N-oxygenase family protein gives rise to the protein MKDTEQNAQRLLNGSVRRSYDSAVDIDWDAPLEEGKYFLPPHLSTLYETPLWHELTPAQRVELSRHELANLLSVGHWFENVLNQALLRMIFEADPTARHTHYALTEIGDECRHMLMFGRLMEKIGAPYFRQPKAQLAITRKLPGRLRGLNLWVGALIGEEIFDVWQRRIMDDPGMQPAVRRMMRIHVVEEARHIQWAREGVARRMRYASWWEKESLGRMVGFGGQFFNDQLMHRRLYARAGLDPDEAYRQAAANPHFRQVKQEGFDKLRRFFDEQGIFRGKARERWRQAGFIA